The following proteins come from a genomic window of Pyxidicoccus sp. MSG2:
- the def gene encoding peptide deformylase has protein sequence MARDIVIWPHKVLTSPTKPVTDFGPSLEKLLEEMAESMKEAEGIGIAANQVGEPLRVALVGREDGTSFEIVNPQLLEKKEPVTMEEGCLSVPREWEKCPRFHRVKVRYQDRTGEWHELEAEGRLAHVLQHEIDHLDGHVFVDHLSSLKRTLILGRMQKLQKAKARQKD, from the coding sequence ATGGCTCGCGACATCGTCATCTGGCCCCACAAGGTACTCACCTCGCCCACGAAGCCCGTGACGGACTTTGGCCCCTCGCTCGAGAAGCTGCTGGAGGAGATGGCCGAGTCGATGAAGGAAGCAGAGGGCATCGGCATCGCCGCCAACCAGGTCGGCGAGCCGCTGCGCGTGGCGTTGGTGGGACGCGAGGACGGTACGTCCTTCGAAATCGTCAACCCGCAGCTGTTGGAGAAGAAGGAGCCCGTGACGATGGAGGAGGGCTGCCTCTCCGTCCCCCGGGAGTGGGAGAAGTGCCCGCGCTTCCACCGGGTGAAGGTGCGCTACCAGGACAGGACGGGCGAGTGGCACGAGCTGGAGGCGGAAGGCCGGCTCGCCCACGTGCTGCAGCACGAAATCGACCACCTGGACGGGCACGTCTTCGTGGACCACCTGTCCAGCCTCAAGCGCACGCTCATCCTGGGACGGATGCAGAAGCTCCAGAAGGCGAAGGCCCGGCAGAAGGACTAG
- a CDS encoding sterol desaturase family protein, which translates to MATLTIPERVKTFREEYRRKYVGPRYSGRAHFAFTSVGALAAIGFSLSRLDTVRPLEWLTVPAVFLLGNVVEFLGHRGPMHHRRRGLGLLFQRHTEQHHRFFTHEALAYESARDVKMVLFPPVLLLFFLGAIAAPLAALCFALVTPNVGWLFAASAVGYYLTYEWLHFCHHLPPEHPVARLPVMARLRRHHQAHHDPSKMQRYNFNITVPLSDWLFGTSWRPGAPSGVDQPEPSSPRTGLDT; encoded by the coding sequence ATGGCCACACTCACCATTCCCGAGCGGGTGAAGACCTTCCGCGAGGAGTACCGCCGGAAGTACGTGGGCCCGCGCTACTCGGGACGGGCGCACTTCGCCTTCACCAGCGTGGGCGCGCTGGCGGCCATCGGCTTCTCGCTCTCCCGGCTGGACACGGTGCGTCCCCTGGAGTGGCTGACGGTGCCCGCGGTCTTCCTGCTGGGGAACGTCGTGGAGTTCCTCGGTCACCGCGGGCCCATGCACCATCGCCGGCGGGGGCTGGGGCTGCTCTTCCAGCGACACACCGAGCAGCACCACCGCTTCTTCACCCACGAGGCGCTCGCCTACGAGTCGGCCCGGGACGTGAAGATGGTGCTCTTTCCCCCCGTGCTGTTGCTCTTCTTCCTGGGGGCCATCGCCGCTCCGCTGGCGGCGCTGTGCTTCGCGCTCGTCACGCCGAACGTGGGCTGGCTCTTCGCGGCCTCGGCCGTGGGCTACTACCTCACCTACGAGTGGCTCCACTTCTGCCACCACCTGCCGCCCGAGCACCCCGTGGCGCGGCTGCCGGTGATGGCGCGGCTGCGGCGCCACCACCAGGCGCACCACGACCCCTCGAAGATGCAGCGGTACAACTTCAACATCACCGTCCCGCTCTCGGACTGGCTCTTCGGTACCTCCTGGCGGCCGGGAGCTCCCAGCGGGGTAGATCAGCCAGAGCCCTCGAGCCCCCGGACCGGACTGGACACCTGA
- a CDS encoding sialidase family protein has translation MGSPKRGGTVGALLAAVMAVLPAGAGAQVFSPARSLTMTAAGYQEPRVSALGADVHVAWVDAATGAGDVCYRRSADGGATFSTVHNLSQDGVTPEEEARDVRVLAQGDRVYLTWVEGGLRFRSSDDGGATFGPVLELTSYSEGGLRLAASGDHVYMHWYRSVEDEVGDVLFIRSPVAGHVFADLDVLSENRRYGGVELAARGDNVYVLWDDGGSNDGSDLFFRRSTDGGVTFGPILRLTDTDAESDQQELAVLGNSVYVVWSECDFPTCEVRLRRSSDAGATFGSEVKVSRAPAMAFDPRVVVRDSRVFVSWVGQTPERYESDVYLSMSLDGGATFAAPVNVSASAADSRDARLIPAGSGVRLVWTEGYFGERDVYTRATAGFGLTLGAAENLSRTAAGDSGEASIAASRCGTQAHVVWLEWAESGNQVRYRRASLPFSSLYCALLPEAR, from the coding sequence ATGGGGAGTCCGAAGCGCGGCGGCACGGTGGGGGCGTTGCTGGCCGCGGTGATGGCGGTGCTGCCGGCAGGCGCCGGGGCGCAGGTCTTCTCACCGGCGCGCAGCCTGACGATGACGGCGGCGGGCTATCAGGAGCCGCGGGTGTCCGCGCTCGGCGCCGATGTACACGTGGCATGGGTGGACGCGGCCACGGGGGCCGGGGACGTGTGCTACCGGCGCAGCGCGGACGGCGGCGCCACCTTCAGCACGGTGCACAACCTCAGCCAGGACGGAGTCACTCCCGAGGAGGAGGCACGCGACGTGCGCGTGCTCGCGCAGGGCGACCGCGTCTACCTGACGTGGGTGGAGGGCGGCCTGCGCTTCCGCTCGAGCGATGACGGCGGCGCCACCTTCGGCCCCGTGCTGGAGCTGACGAGCTACTCCGAGGGTGGCCTGCGCCTCGCGGCCAGCGGCGACCACGTCTACATGCACTGGTACCGCTCGGTGGAGGACGAGGTGGGCGACGTCCTCTTCATCCGCAGCCCGGTGGCGGGGCACGTCTTCGCGGACCTCGACGTCCTGAGCGAGAACCGCCGCTACGGAGGCGTCGAGCTGGCGGCGCGCGGGGACAACGTCTACGTGCTGTGGGACGACGGCGGCTCCAACGATGGCTCGGACCTCTTCTTCCGGCGCAGCACGGACGGAGGCGTCACCTTCGGGCCCATCCTCCGCCTCACCGACACCGACGCAGAGTCCGACCAGCAGGAGCTCGCGGTGCTGGGCAACAGCGTCTACGTGGTGTGGAGCGAGTGCGACTTCCCCACGTGCGAGGTGCGGCTGCGCAGGAGCTCGGACGCGGGGGCCACCTTCGGCTCGGAGGTGAAGGTGAGCCGGGCCCCGGCCATGGCCTTCGACCCGAGAGTCGTGGTGAGGGACTCGAGGGTGTTCGTGTCCTGGGTGGGCCAGACACCCGAGCGGTACGAGTCGGACGTGTACCTCTCCATGAGCCTGGACGGGGGCGCCACCTTCGCCGCGCCGGTGAATGTGAGTGCGTCGGCGGCGGACTCGCGGGACGCGCGGCTGATTCCGGCGGGTTCGGGTGTGCGGCTGGTCTGGACGGAGGGCTACTTCGGCGAGCGGGACGTGTACACGCGGGCCACGGCGGGCTTCGGCCTGACGCTGGGGGCCGCGGAGAACCTGAGCCGCACGGCGGCGGGGGACTCGGGGGAGGCGTCCATCGCCGCCTCGAGGTGCGGAACGCAGGCGCACGTGGTGTGGCTGGAGTGGGCGGAGTCGGGCAACCAGGTGCGGTATCGGCGGGCCTCGCTGCCCTTCTCGTCCCTCTACTGCGCGTTGCTCCCGGAGGCCCGCTAG
- a CDS encoding MarR family winged helix-turn-helix transcriptional regulator has protein sequence MKPLRLVLDVHRATHRIGLFLEAAEPPLDVSQGEAHLLAYLLEVGDTSLGELHAAFAHKRSTLTSYVDRLEAKRLVRRELRAEDRRSFQVSLTASGRTLATRVHRHLEALEAAALEGLSARDVEALKKGLAALAEAGEAEPPKRKSRTRGGGG, from the coding sequence ATGAAGCCGCTCCGCCTCGTCCTGGACGTGCACCGCGCCACGCACCGCATCGGCCTGTTCCTCGAAGCAGCCGAGCCCCCGCTGGACGTGTCCCAGGGCGAGGCCCACCTGCTGGCGTACCTGCTGGAGGTGGGGGACACCTCGCTGGGCGAGCTGCATGCGGCCTTCGCGCACAAGCGCTCCACGCTCACCAGCTACGTGGACCGGCTGGAGGCGAAGCGACTGGTGCGCAGGGAGCTGCGTGCCGAGGACCGGCGCTCGTTCCAGGTGTCGCTGACGGCGTCGGGCCGGACGCTGGCAACCCGCGTGCACCGGCACCTGGAGGCGCTGGAGGCCGCGGCGCTGGAGGGGTTGTCGGCGCGGGACGTGGAGGCACTGAAGAAGGGGCTCGCGGCCCTCGCGGAGGCGGGTGAGGCGGAGCCGCCGAAACGGAAGTCACGCACCCGGGGAGGTGGCGGATGA
- a CDS encoding nuclear transport factor 2 family protein, translating into MHPHSQLITDFYTAFQKRDAKAMAACYHPDAEFSDEVFVGLRHGGVTSMWSMLCERGKDLELTFRDVQADDRTGRAHWDAHYTFSGSGRKVINRIDAEFEFRDGKIVRHLDRFDFHAWSRQALGLMGLLLGWTPLLKNKVRSQARAALDKYMKERGVQGP; encoded by the coding sequence ATGCACCCGCACTCCCAGCTCATCACGGACTTCTACACCGCGTTCCAGAAGCGCGACGCGAAGGCCATGGCCGCCTGCTACCACCCCGACGCCGAGTTCTCCGACGAGGTCTTCGTCGGCCTGCGCCACGGTGGAGTCACCTCCATGTGGAGCATGCTCTGCGAGCGCGGCAAGGACCTGGAGCTCACCTTCCGCGACGTCCAGGCCGATGACCGCACCGGCCGCGCCCACTGGGACGCGCACTACACCTTCAGCGGCTCGGGCCGGAAGGTCATCAACCGCATCGACGCCGAATTCGAGTTCCGCGACGGGAAGATTGTCCGCCACCTCGACCGCTTCGACTTCCATGCGTGGTCACGTCAGGCCCTCGGGCTCATGGGGCTGCTGCTCGGGTGGACCCCGCTGCTGAAGAACAAGGTCCGTTCCCAGGCCCGAGCGGCGCTGGACAAGTACATGAAGGAGCGCGGCGTCCAGGGGCCGTGA